From Blattabacterium cuenoti, the proteins below share one genomic window:
- the murI gene encoding glutamate racemase — MIKGRMNNPIGVFDSGVGGIHIAKEIMTYMPNECIVYFGDTKNIPYGNKSKDFIIDHSLKIASFLYKKKCKAIVIACNSIASNALDFIQEKFLKKLLIFNVIEPIVKNRTLIYSKKIGIMATPATIRSNFYRKKLKNFYPHLDVVQISVTPLLAKIIEYGFPDKKINSIIRNCLTPFQSIDTLLLGCTHYLFFKKQIDTFYHGKVHLIDIPRIVVREIKNKLEKKSLLSVNHKFNNKTIFYTSSSISPFFQKQIEFFFENAVIKKIFNFF, encoded by the coding sequence ATGATAAAAGGAAGAATGAATAATCCAATAGGGGTTTTTGATTCTGGAGTTGGAGGTATACATATAGCTAAAGAAATTATGACTTATATGCCAAATGAATGTATTGTTTATTTTGGTGATACTAAAAATATTCCTTATGGAAACAAGTCTAAAGATTTCATTATAGATCATTCTCTTAAAATAGCCTCTTTTCTTTATAAAAAAAAATGTAAAGCAATAGTGATTGCTTGCAATTCTATTGCATCTAATGCTTTAGATTTTATTCAAGAAAAGTTTTTGAAAAAACTATTAATATTTAATGTTATAGAACCTATAGTAAAAAATAGAACATTAATCTATTCTAAAAAAATAGGAATAATGGCTACCCCTGCTACAATTCGTTCTAATTTTTATCGGAAAAAATTAAAAAATTTTTATCCTCATTTAGACGTTGTTCAAATATCCGTAACTCCTTTATTAGCAAAAATTATTGAATACGGATTTCCTGATAAAAAAATCAATTCCATTATAAGAAATTGTTTAACTCCTTTTCAATCAATAGATACTTTACTCCTAGGATGCACTCACTATTTATTTTTCAAAAAACAAATAGATACCTTTTATCATGGTAAAGTTCATTTAATCGATATTCCAAGAATAGTAGTTCGTGAGATAAAAAATAAATTGGAAAAAAAAAGTTTATTATCTGTAAATCATAAATTTAATAATAAAACTATTTTTTATACATCTAGTTCTATTTCTCCATTTTTTCAAAAACAAATTGAATTTTTTTTTGAAAATGCAGTAATCAAAAAAATTTTTAATTTTTTCTGA
- the rpsT gene encoding 30S ribosomal protein S20 — protein sequence MANHSSSLKRIRQNNARRLRNKYAYKSTRTAIKKLIKEKKKETLPKVISMIDKLSKKNIIHMNKAARLKKRLLKIIMC from the coding sequence ATGGCAAATCATTCATCCTCTTTAAAAAGAATTAGACAAAATAATGCAAGACGTTTACGTAATAAATACGCATATAAAAGTACAAGAACAGCTATAAAAAAATTAATTAAAGAAAAAAAGAAAGAAACTTTACCCAAAGTTATCTCTATGATAGATAAATTATCTAAAAAAAATATAATACATATGAACAAAGCAGCAAGATTAAAAAAAAGATTATTAAAAATAATAATGTGTTAA
- a CDS encoding C40 family peptidase, with product MLTPYKYGGNTKYGIDCSAFIRNIFFSSYNILLPRITSNQAKKGFSISQKNIDKGDLLFFATGKSRKKINHVGMVIHVDLHKIFFIHASTSNGVIISKFYQKYWNNRFIIAKRII from the coding sequence ATGTTAACTCCATACAAATACGGTGGAAATACTAAATATGGGATAGATTGTTCTGCTTTTATAAGAAATATATTCTTTTCCTCTTACAATATTTTATTACCTCGTATCACTTCTAATCAAGCTAAGAAAGGTTTTTCTATATCTCAAAAAAACATAGATAAAGGTGATTTATTATTTTTTGCAACAGGTAAATCTAGAAAAAAGATTAATCATGTCGGAATGGTTATACATGTAGATCTTCATAAGATATTTTTTATTCATGCTTCTACTTCAAATGGAGTAATTATTTCCAAGTTTTATCAAAAATATTGGAATAATAGATTTATTATAGCAAAAAGAATTATTTAA